In bacterium (Candidatus Blackallbacteria) CG13_big_fil_rev_8_21_14_2_50_49_14, the following are encoded in one genomic region:
- a CDS encoding 30S ribosomal protein S12, whose translation MPTINQLIRKPRKAVTYKSKSPALKQCPQRRGVCTRVFTMTPKKPNSALRKVARVRLTSKIEVTAYIPGIGHNLQEHSVVLIRGGRVKDLPGVRYHIVRGTLDTNGAANRAQGRSKYGAKPPKKSKTAAKK comes from the coding sequence TTGCCTACAATCAATCAGTTAATCCGGAAACCCAGAAAAGCGGTGACCTATAAATCCAAGTCACCCGCTTTAAAGCAGTGCCCTCAACGTAGAGGGGTGTGCACCCGTGTGTTCACCATGACACCGAAGAAACCGAACTCCGCCCTGCGCAAAGTGGCTCGTGTCCGCTTGACCAGCAAAATCGAAGTAACCGCATATATTCCCGGGATTGGTCACAATCTCCAGGAACACTCTGTGGTCTTGATTCGCGGTGGCCGTGTAAAAGACTTGCCTGGTGTGCGTTATCACATCGTGCGTGGAACCCTGGATACCAATGGCGCAGCCAACCGTGCCCAAGGCCGTTCCAAGTATGGTGCGAAGCCGCCCAAAAAATCCAAAACAGCAGCGAAAAAGTAG
- a CDS encoding 30S ribosomal protein S7, with translation MPRRAKIKKRIPAPDAVYRSEVLSKFINCMMMRGKKTVAENIVYKALSRAEEKLNKPGIEVFEQALSNIRPMIEVKPRRVGGATYQVPIEVSLERGTALALRWLIKHARARNGKSMIDQLSAEIMDAHNNTGASVKKREDTHKMADANRAFAHYRY, from the coding sequence ATGCCCAGAAGAGCGAAAATCAAAAAGCGGATTCCTGCACCTGATGCCGTATACCGCAGTGAAGTTCTTTCCAAATTCATCAATTGCATGATGATGCGCGGTAAAAAGACCGTGGCTGAAAACATTGTTTACAAAGCCCTGTCTCGCGCCGAAGAAAAGCTGAACAAACCCGGCATTGAAGTTTTTGAGCAGGCTTTGAGCAATATTCGTCCCATGATTGAAGTCAAACCCCGTCGTGTGGGTGGCGCAACCTATCAGGTGCCGATTGAAGTTTCCCTGGAGCGCGGTACCGCCCTGGCCCTGCGTTGGTTAATCAAGCACGCACGTGCACGCAATGGTAAATCCATGATCGACCAACTGTCTGCAGAAATTATGGATGCCCACAACAATACGGGTGCCAGCGTCAAAAAGCGTGAAGACACACACAAAATGGCAGATGCCAACCGTGCTTTCGCGCATTACCGTTATTAA
- the fusA gene encoding elongation factor G produces MSRKVKIDTVRNIGIVAHIDAGKTTTTERILYYTGMVHKIGEVHDGTAVTDYMVQERERGITITSAAITSEWKNHRINIIDTPGHVDFTVEVERSLRVLDGMVGVLCAVAGVQPQSETVWRQANRYKVPRIIFVNKMDRPGANYVRAFEKVRERLNDRAIPAQLPIFQNEEFFGIVDLVTQKAYGYYDDLGEDIRELPIPEHMLKDVEKYREELIEAASEQDDALLTKYMEGEEISVDELKKAMRQAVIATKLTPVFCGTAFKNKGVQLLLDAVLDYLPSPLDVPPVQDMSKEDEEVLLYPKDDEPFSALAFKIITDPFIGKLTFIRCYSGTLEKGSYVYNSTKGHKERISRLVQMRADQRLEIDAVYAGDLAAAIGLRNTTTGDTLCNENKPVILESMVFPEPVVSVAVEPKTQADRDKLSAALGRLAEEDPTFRVKVDHETGETIISGMGELHLEIIADRLVREFNVGCNVGKPQISYRETIRSKVENETKFVKQSGGRGQYAHIRVRMEPLPAESEEDFVFVSEIVGGVIPKEYIPAVEGGMRDAMTSGVVAGFPAIGIKVTLYDGSFHEVDSSDMAFRIAGSMGFKESMRKANPYLLEPRMSLEVIVPENNMGDVMGDLQGRRRGELKSMEAEDGGLQKIHASVPLAEMFGYATDVRSMTQGRGTFSMEFSHYAEVPKNVAEAVVYASGKAKV; encoded by the coding sequence ATGTCTAGGAAAGTAAAAATTGATACCGTCCGCAATATTGGGATTGTTGCCCATATTGACGCCGGTAAAACCACCACCACCGAACGTATTCTCTATTACACCGGCATGGTACACAAAATCGGTGAAGTTCACGATGGTACTGCCGTAACAGATTATATGGTTCAGGAACGTGAACGCGGCATCACCATTACCTCCGCTGCGATTACATCTGAGTGGAAAAATCACCGTATCAATATCATTGATACCCCTGGTCACGTGGATTTCACCGTTGAAGTAGAACGCTCTCTGCGTGTACTCGATGGCATGGTGGGCGTACTCTGCGCGGTAGCCGGTGTACAACCCCAATCTGAAACCGTCTGGCGCCAGGCCAACCGTTATAAGGTTCCCCGCATTATCTTCGTCAATAAAATGGACCGTCCCGGCGCCAACTATGTACGCGCCTTCGAAAAAGTACGCGAACGCCTGAACGACCGGGCTATTCCTGCTCAACTGCCCATTTTCCAGAATGAAGAGTTTTTCGGTATTGTCGATTTGGTCACCCAAAAAGCTTATGGCTATTATGATGACCTCGGCGAAGATATCCGCGAACTGCCCATTCCTGAGCATATGCTGAAAGATGTTGAAAAATATCGCGAAGAATTGATCGAAGCAGCCTCTGAACAAGATGACGCTTTGCTGACCAAATATATGGAAGGCGAAGAAATCAGCGTAGATGAGCTTAAAAAAGCCATGCGCCAAGCCGTTATCGCCACCAAGCTGACCCCTGTATTCTGCGGAACCGCCTTTAAAAACAAAGGCGTTCAGCTCCTGCTCGACGCGGTTCTCGACTATCTGCCTTCTCCCCTTGACGTGCCTCCTGTACAGGACATGTCAAAAGAAGACGAAGAAGTTCTGCTCTATCCCAAAGATGACGAGCCCTTTTCTGCTTTGGCGTTCAAGATCATTACCGATCCCTTTATCGGTAAACTGACCTTTATCCGTTGCTATTCTGGCACCCTGGAAAAGGGCAGCTATGTCTACAACTCCACCAAAGGCCATAAAGAGCGCATTTCCCGTCTGGTACAGATGCGTGCGGATCAACGTCTTGAAATTGACGCGGTTTATGCCGGTGATTTGGCCGCAGCCATTGGCCTGCGCAACACCACCACAGGGGACACCCTCTGTAACGAAAACAAACCCGTCATCCTTGAAAGCATGGTCTTCCCTGAGCCCGTTGTTTCTGTGGCTGTTGAGCCCAAAACCCAGGCGGATCGCGACAAACTGTCTGCTGCCCTTGGACGTCTGGCTGAAGAAGATCCCACTTTCCGCGTGAAAGTGGATCATGAAACAGGCGAAACGATTATTTCCGGCATGGGTGAACTTCACCTTGAAATCATCGCCGACCGTCTGGTCCGTGAGTTCAACGTAGGCTGTAACGTTGGTAAGCCCCAGATTTCTTACCGCGAAACCATTCGCAGCAAAGTTGAAAATGAAACCAAGTTCGTTAAACAATCTGGTGGTCGTGGTCAATATGCACACATCCGTGTTCGTATGGAACCCCTGCCTGCCGAGTCTGAAGAAGACTTTGTATTTGTCAGCGAAATTGTCGGTGGTGTCATTCCGAAGGAATATATCCCCGCCGTTGAAGGTGGCATGCGTGATGCAATGACCTCAGGTGTTGTGGCTGGATTCCCCGCCATTGGCATCAAGGTCACCCTGTATGACGGCTCCTTCCACGAAGTGGACTCTTCAGATATGGCCTTCCGGATTGCCGGTTCAATGGGTTTTAAAGAATCCATGCGCAAAGCCAATCCTTACCTGTTGGAGCCGCGTATGAGTCTGGAAGTCATTGTGCCCGAAAATAACATGGGGGATGTCATGGGCGACCTGCAAGGCCGTCGTCGTGGCGAACTCAAGAGCATGGAAGCCGAAGATGGTGGCCTCCAGAAAATTCACGCGTCGGTACCGCTGGCTGAGATGTTTGGCTATGCAACCGATGTACGCTCCATGACCCAGGGGCGCGGAACCTTCAGCATGGAGTTTTCTCATTATGCCGAAGTTCCCAAGAATGTCGCTGAAGCCGTTGTGTACGCATCTGGCAAAGCAAAGGTATAG